The genome window GGTAGATACTTGCCCTTGTATAGCATTTTCAAGAACTGATACAGATCAGTTTGAAGGAGGAGATTAAAACTGAAAGATAGCTAGATTGGGGCTAAACCACATAAAGAAGTGTCACAATGCTGTACAGTgagaaagaatatttattgaaaatctacttttctgagtacaagcAATGTAGTATATTTCTCCTACCGCACTTTGCTTTAATCCAAAATAAGATGGGTCACTATCCTTGAGGATTTACTAAGTTGTGGCGATGACTTTTACTtccatcattttattattataccATAGTCTTGGTACACCAAGCCGATCTATTCTCATCCGATACAGCGTAACTGTGGTTtagaataaatgctttttatatttgtaaaatatcatCTTTGAAATGTAACTGGAACAtagaattaatatatgtaaatttagAAAACTGTAAACTACACCTAAGAAAACAGAAGGGGATCCTGTTTTTAGCTGGATGTTTAGTAGTGGCACCAAGAGCATTTCTAATACCAATACTGACACCACATGGGTTTTCTATAACCCGTTCTTAAGTACACATTTGCCTTCACATAGGATTTCACAGAATGCTAAGACAGAGAACAATGGCGCAGGAAGACATTTCCTCCTAGAAAATCAAGGTCAATATTATCTGATGACCTGGCCATGATACATGTACTGACAGGATGATGACTCAGCATTTTTTACTAAGATTATTGCCAGCCAATAAATAATGTGCCTTTCCCAAATCAAAAGATGAATGTTCAAGACTGATAAAAACTTTGTGgtcttaacattatttttatctcttaaccagttttttatttaaagtgatCTTAAAATTTAGAATAGATTGTCCTGGAGCATAGTATGTTTTCTATGATTAGCAGTACAATTGTTATCACAATTTGTTATCAAAAACCCCATACTAATCCAATCTCCCAcctgtctctcctttcccattCAGTTCCAGTCACTGCTGCTGCTCTTGCTGACTCTGGTGGCCATAGTGAAGGCAGGAATACCAATAACACGACATCCAGGATGCCCAAACACCGAGGACAAGAAGTTCCTTTCGACTGTGCTGGTCAACCTAAACATCCATAACCGGAATATGAATTCCAGAAGGTTCTCAGATTACCACAACCGATCCACCTCACCTTGGAATCTCACGTAAGAGCCCCAGATAAAAATCTTTGTATTCTTTTACCTTTTATGCATCAGACTGCCAGTTAAAGCACCTTGAGGAAAATTTTACTCACTCAGAATCATCAGTCAAAACTGGAAGGGCCATTGTGCAAAACAATGATTCTCAAACTTTCATTCTATAAACTTATTGATAGAGCACAGAACATCCCCACCCCTGACACCTATCCTATTAGAAATCATTGTCACAGACACCAAAACGCACCCAAATTAATGGTAGTCATTATTCTAATATTTATGATACTCCaagtctattatttattttaaaaagacattcaaTTTGAGGAATTAATGCCTGAATTCTCTTTCTTCACAAGAGCTACCACTAAGAAGATTTCTTGTAAAATACTAGCAATTAAACATTttgtgtgcttctttttttttttttttttttttttttttgtctttttagcaATGGGAAAAACATAGCTTGAGTCCCagtagagaaagaaatatcatgTTGGGTATTTCTACCACTTTGTAAGTTAAATAGTCTTGATCTACATTCCCAACAGACCTGCATTTGCTGGGTCCTCAGTACATCTAGGATTTAGACCCCatgaagaattaaataaaagatgTATTTTGATAATTTGATTTTATGCAAATAAACCTCAATTATGATTCACCTGATTGTAgggtttcttctcctcttctcattACTAAGAATAGTTATACAAATCAATTCAATCTCAAAGCAAATCATTCCCtctgcgggaggagagagactttCAGAGGGGCTTAAGCTTCTGTTCCCAGTCCTTCATCTCAGCTCTGGGCTCTGTTCCAAAAATGTGCTGTCAGATAACATTTTGATGCATTCCATGTTTCAAAGACAAGACTTCACTCAGTCAGGCTAATGACTATCCTATTCATAGATGATTCCCTTGGTCTTTGCCCATCTATCAAACATACTCTAAAAAACATCCTCTGCGTCAAACTTAAATCCCTTCTGTAGTCTCAGTCtatccttttgttgttgttgttgttcattcttCAGAAAAATTGGGAAAAGCTAATCATTGCCTTTTTCTATAACATCTCACGTGCACAAAAACCCAAGTTACCTTGAAACTACCTCTTTTTCAGCCTAACAGCCCTTAGAGGATTTGCAATGCCTCTAATGTGACCCCCTGCGCATGGGTCTCCCTGCATTGATTCCTGTTTGATTTCCTTCCTGCTTTACCAGGAATTCactctcttcctggcttttgTCTCCCCCTGCAGCCTCAATAAGGACCCTGAGAGATTCCCCGCTGACATCTGGGAGGCAGAGTGCCGCAACTATTTCTGTGTGGGTCCTGACGGGAAGCTGGACCACCACCTGAACTCCGTCGCCATCCAGCAGGAGATCCTGGTCCTGCGCAGGTTCCCTCGGCACTGCCAGCACTCCTTCCGGATGGAGAAGATGCTGGTGAAAGTGGGCTGCACCTGCGTCGTCCCCATTGTCCGCCACGTGGCTTAAGAGTTTCCGTCTGACCCCAGCTCCCCGAGTCAGTTAGACATGCCGGGGAGTAAACCCAGGCCATTTCTGATCAAACTCAGTAGGACTCTCAAATGAGTTCATTCTCATTTAACGGAAGTTTCAGAAGTAACAACACTCTGCTTCCGAGACTGAATCTGAATCATCTTCGCCTCTCCCCTAGGAGGAAGGTTTAGCCTGAGAACCACttggctttttatttgtttttctaaggGCTTTaggttatttatgtatttaataggTCCTGAGTTAACTTTGGGGCCTAAGATTCCATTTTAATGAGTTGTGTgccttattttgtatttgttttaagaaGATAGTATTCCAGATTTAAGAATTCCATTATTTAAAAGGTAAAACCTATATTTATATGAGCTATTTATGGATCTATTTATGTTTCTCAAGTCTTTAGAGCAAGGTGAAATAGTGTGATTGTTCTGCCTCAGGAAATCCTAGATAAGAATAAATAGCAGGTGTGATTTTCTGAGTTTGTACTACATGTGGATACaagattttctcctctttgtcTCCTAGGAGTGCATAacatggctggggtgggggaggctgtaactaatttcatatttattaactgaatttttaaattgttgaggTTTCACCAAAGACAACAAATCAATTCTCTGCTCTGTTAAACCCttgtaataaaaacaatttacaaTAATAAAGTTTGGGAAGATaatttgctttcttattttttcttattaaaagtaCTTCAGCCAGAACACAAAATTCTCCAACAGAGCGAAACAAAGTATGCCCTGACTTACAACACCCTTGACCCACCCAGATCCAAGTTCCCTATTTTTCATGCCTTTAGGATCATGTAGGGCCCAGGTTCTCATACTATTAACCAATGCTGTGGACACAAGAATTCCAAAAcaaattaagcaaataaaacGGTAGCCCAGAGAAAATGGCATGTTATTATTAACGATCACACAGGAAAAAGAAACTCCCAAAATATGACCTGAGGTCTGATGGGAAGGGAGAAAGTTCTTGGAGGAGACATAGTTTTCGGACTAGAGTATTCAGTGACTCCTCAAACTCAGGCTACTTTTGAAGGTTAGGCCAACCAGAGAtccagaaagaaacatttttctcttcctcaggCCACACCTTTGATCCAACGCATCCCAGGACACAGGAAGGGCCACTGAGGCTAAACAAACTTGAAGTATGAGAAAAGTTCAgcccaagtaaaataaaaactgaatcaTATTCAATTCCATAGTGTCAAGTTTCAAGTCAACCATTTTTCCATGCTTTGTATGGGCCCAGTGTGCTACATTGCCCTACTGCTGGAGGcccctgaagattttttttttttttttttttttttttggcagagacagagtcagagagaggaacagatagggacagacagacaggaagggagagagatgagaaacatcaattcttcattgcggctccttagttgttcaatgattgatttctcatatgtgccttgatgggggggggggggggctacagcagcctgagtaaccccttgctcgagccagcgaccttggactcaagctggtgagctttgctcaaaccagttgagcccgcgctcaagctggcgacctcggggtcttgaacctgggtcctccgtgtcccagtccgatgctctacccactgcgccaccacctggttaggctaagcTCCCTGATTCTTGGCAGACCATCGTCTGCACTTCTGCGTTCTCTGGTATGCCCCAGCTCCATCCAGAGGTTCATAACTTCTTGCGGCTTCTTCATCAATTCCAAACCCAGGGGTTGGCTTCTCCAGCCCCTCTCCTTCTATTGTCATTTGTGCACTTACGTCTTCATTCTCATGGCCACCTGCTGTCTCAGTCTTTCTAAAGGAGAGCCAGAAGTAACTGCCACTGAGAGCTTCTCAGAGCCTCTGAGCTTTAAAACCTCTCGCTAAAATCCTGCTGCTCAGTCCCCAGTTTTCCGAGTGCTGGTGGGGAAAATAAAAGCTGGGTTGTGTTTTGAGATGGAGGGCAAGCAAAGGGCATATCCCTCCATAGTCCTGAACCTTTACTTCCCACTAAATTGTATTTCTGGCAACTCTGTGGTGGGAAGAGGCAGTTCGTTGCCTtccatctctcccctcccttggTTTGCATTGCTTTCATTCTGTCTTCATTTCCCCCAGTCAGCACCATTATCCACCGGGTCATCTATGCTAGAAATCTCTAAGTATCCCcgactcttctttctcttcctcactcctcacacaTCACCAAACCCATTCAATTTTGCCTCCTGAAAGTGTTCAAATAaaccccctccctgcccaggtTTGGGACTTgatcttttctcatttctctcctcagtTATTGTGACAGCTCTTGCCTGCCCTTGCTGCTGTAGCTCCTGTCCTCCTCAATCCATCTTCCAATATCGGTGGCATGAAATGAGACATGACAAAATGCACCCTCTGTCATCTGGCCCTGATTCTGCTCCAGCTCCATCTTGTGCCACTTTCTTCTTGATGTTTACCCTACAGTCAGTGAAGTCCTTGTTGTGACCATCATACTGTTTTTGCCCTCAGTACCTGTGTACTGTGGTCCCTTCCACTTCGAATGCCTTTATCACCTTCTCCCCTCCTGTTCTTCTTTCCTACCTTGTTATGGTTTTAATATTTGTGTCCCCgaaaaattcatatgttgcaaCCTTACTCCTAAAGTGATGAGATTAGGAGCAGCCACAGgttgattaggtcatgagggcagagCTCTCATGAATGGATTAGTGTCTTTATAAAatagaccccagagagctctcttATCCCTTTTGACAGGAGAGGATACAACAAAAAGTCTTCGACTAAAAGAAAGTCCTTACTCAGTTATGTTGGCACCTTaatttcagacttccagcctccagaattgtataaaaataaatttctgttgtttataagccacccagtctgtacTATCTTCATTTTAGCAGCCCAAACAGACCACGACACCTGCCCTCCCCACTCTGTCCTACCCCACTGCTCTGCTCATGCCGTAAGACTCTACTTAGGTATTGTTTCTTCTCGAGAGCTTCCCAGACCCATCCATGAAGTGAGCTCAGATTAGCTTCCTCTCTTCTGGGCTCCAAGAGCACTGTGGGTCTCATTGATTACTACTCTGACATGCTAAGTTGCCTTTATCTAGTTAACCAGTTTGTAGTCCCTTGAGAGCCAGACCACCAGCAGCTGACCTGACACACAGCAGACAGTCAATTGAACTAAACTGTGAAACAAGAGTCTACAGACACTTCAAAGTCAACAGAGAGAAGACTAAACTCACCAGCTCTACTCCCACTTGTGTTACTGTCTAAAAGAGATCCTCAGGGAGCTTTGCTCCACTTAGACATACAAGGATCCATTCTGACAAAGGTTTGGGTTCTGCTTTCTTGTAGCAGGACCATCAAAAATTGCATTGTCTAATACAGTTGCTACTAACCACAtatggctattgagcacttgaaaagtaGCTATTTCCAAATGAGTTTtgttataaacataaaatacataCCAATTCCaaatattacactggggaacaaaattttgttgcatccacaaaaacacttgttcttacctaattcgaatgtgctgatctcaaatctgactttagtttttctctgtaagctacagtatttttgcaattcaagattttaggtttttatcttattgtaaaattttcaacatttagtttaacataatgaagtagaatgtcttcttgggcatcatctttgtgaaaatatgtatatatattataataatttatataaggcagtaaatacactaatacactaaaagatatgattgcatcagaatctgTCTACaacttcaaaatagaacatattaaaacatttattttaatcataaaatttgcgcaaaacttatttaaattttattcaggcaaaaatttgcgtttgtaggtcttgcgtttgtgtacttgttgaggacaatcttgtttgatgctccagcaatagtctgctcatcactaacagctccaagatttttgggaaacttatcaaggtgactgttcaggaagtgaatcttaacactcatgttacacccaatgtcgcagaaagccaacagcatcctttgaaccagaagttcatagttttctgcttttttgttgccaaggaagttctttgtaactgccacaaaagactgccatgccactttctcctccttattcatcttcctggcaaattctttgtcatgtatgagggttccaatttgaagtccatcaaatacacctgcttttatcttctagaaagacaagggaggaaaagcagaaatagtatgttgaaagcattcattttctctattcaaagcctgaacaaacggcttcattaagccaagtttgatgtgaagtggggggaaaatgatcctgtctcattaactacaggttcattcacaatattttgcatccctacttccagagcttcatgtttcagccattccttctgtgtccagtgtttctcccgagctcggctgtcccaaagacacagaaagcaaggatattttgtgaaacctctctgttgtcctagcaggaaattaaccattttaagatccacacaaatgatccagttaagttgaggacagtttttatgtcattataatcttctcactgATGAGTTGAATAATGAATTGGAaccgctgaaaataggcaatatatgcacgtgtcacaaatgatgaaatattgcgcctttgacgttgaagtgtgtaaaagccacatatataacagaagttgtcaggactattcttacatttacacctactcaaagaagccctgattcaatcttaaaacaaactaagagggtgtttttatcagataataattttttacatttaaaaacaactacaattatgtaaaagtgatgtttgtaaaacattaattgtcttgtggttatgttcaatccaagagtcgttgccctttaactccaatttaaaaaccaatgcatgccattaactgtaacaaaaataaattaaaattgcataaaaactggagcatgcaccaaaaaaaggatttcagatttggaatcagtagtgcagaaatatatagaaacagttctaaaacctcatgcaaccgaaaatggaaaaaaattatcccccagtgttatttattgttatattttagagTAATTCTTTGAAAGAGCTCAATTATTAGTTGTGAGGGTCATAATTTTAATGTGTGGTTCACACAGACAGGGTGCTACCAGTAATGCATTTTACCCAAGTACAAAGCCTGAGCAATCTTATTAGTGACAGGCAGGATATAAGATATTATGGAGGTTGTGGAAaacatattctaaatattttgagAGGGTTGGAACAGTCAAACactgaaatgtttgttttttttctgggtcCTTATTTCTGGAGATTcagttattttctctctttaaaaaaaaacacagagatataattgacatacaacattgtattaattttaggtaCATAAGAATGATTtgatataagtatatattatgtAGTGATTACCACAATAGATTCAGTTAACATTCCTTATCATAGttataactttcttttcttgtgataagaacttttaagttctactttcttagcaactttcatgTATTCAGTAttcatcatgctgtacattacatcatcaggacttattttactttattctggGAAATCTGTACCTTTTGATCATTTTCacctatttcaatatttttaaaatataaaataccctgctaatttttatattgataaatgTTGAGATGATAATGTTTTGGATGTATTGAGTTAAATAtaatatcaaattttaaattactagAAATCCACtggtattttttactctttttggtATGGTTACTAgacatttcaaattaaaatgttgCCAGCATTCTATTTCTGTTGGACATGAAACcaatgagagaaaaggagaggctgAAGATTATATGTGCAGCTCTTAAGAGAAAATCTCATAAGCCAGAACTCAGTCACACACACCCAAATTAATACCAGTGAATGCAGGGAAATGTAGTCTTTctgtgtgtcaaaaaaaaaaacaaaaaagaaatgggatTAAGTGAGCACATAGCATTACCTCTGCTACAGGCCACATGAATGAAGGCTCATGTAATTCCCACAGTTACACAATTCCAAATGGTCGAGCAGTTACATGGCCACTTTCTAGTATAAGCCCAGGTTATACTTGAGAGAAATAGTATAGTAAGAATACCCTTGAGTttactttaacttttaaaaatattaaaccttTGGAATTTTAATACACTATAAAACAACTTGCTTGTGACTTACTTTACAAGGAACTAGAGCACACTACTTGTGTTTTGTGATCATGCAATAATGTATTCTCTGTTCCATCTCcgtgtttctctctaaaatgtaaACCTTACCACATAACTCCCCGGAATCACTTCTCAGTAATTCTCCATGCCTTAGGATAAAGTGCTAACTCTCTTGCACGACATAAAGCTACTCCATGACCTAGCCCAGCCCACCTCTCACAAAGCTCCAAACCACATTAGAGGCTTGGTTTATGCTTCTTGTTTAGCTGGAATTTCCTCTCGGTctcctcatttctcttttttgttttgttttttgtttgtttgtttctttatcaagtgagaggcagggaggtggagagacagactcttgcatgcgctctgactgggatccacccagcaaccccagtctggggctaatgttctgtccatctggagctgctgcttcattgctcagtaactgacctattttagcacctgaggcaaggccatggagccatcctcagcatctggggccaactttctcattgaagccatggctgcaggagagtaaaagagagaaagagagagagaaaagagggaaagggtggagaagcagatggtcacttctcctgtgtgccctgaccaggaattcaacccagaacttccacatgccgggatGACGTTccaccacagagccaaccagccagggcctccccgtTTCTCATTTCCATTAAATGAGTACAAATATCTCTGGAGTTCAGTAACAAGCTCACTGGGTAACTTTGGCGCATTCCATCTAGCAACTACCAACAGACTTACTGGAGAGGACTCACTTGAGAGGGACTCGTGGATTGCAGATGAAGAGTAGCAAAGGAATAAATGGATGATATAAAAGGATGGTCATAGACAAAATATGCATGAAACAGAAAATTCAAATTAGAAACCTTCATACATTAAAGAGAtacaaaaatgttataataaaagaGTCCTGGTTTGAAGAAGTTATTTTTTAGTTAATGTGAAAATTAGGTTTAGGCCAAACTACTTAAAAGAGaccatatttaaatatattgagccttttcttttttttaacaataaagaagatataagactcctaggagaaaaatataaaacaccaaATCAGGAGCCAAAATTATATTGATGTAAGACTTTTCCACcaagaagttaaaaagaaaaaaagactgaaaaaaataaagtacaggtGTGACAGCACCTGCTCAGGCAAGTCTTCTTGGACACCAAATAATATATTTGTCTGCTTAGCAGTTGCATATTTCTTGTATGTATGTGatggttcaatataaattttgcttaagaaaaaaaacaatgtttaatACATGTAGGTTCTCAGtcaatatttgttcaataaaacAGTAAGTGATTCAACCAAAAATTCCCTATCCTATAACATTTAGTGAAGAGGAAAACTTTTCCAAGCAtgtgaaaaaaagggagagaactgATAGGTGAGCACCCTTCTTTGTAGAAATAATATTCAGAGGTATATACTTTTGCTGACCAAGGGATGACTCAAAGCTGAGATTTCCATACTGGGcatgttattatttatattctttattaccTAGAACCTCTATGTGAATTAAAACTGGGTATACATGTAAGTATGGTTTAAACAATAATTATAAATGAcctttatataaatacaaaagccaaaagaaaatttttttaagtgagatataaaaataataagctaccctggctggtggctcagttgcttagagcatcatcctgaagtgcagaggtttctggttccatctccagtcagggcacatacaggaacagattcatgttcctctttttctttctctctctttctccctccctttctctcttgcaaaaatcagtaaataaaatttttgaccctggctagttggctcagtggtagagcatcagcccagtgtgtggatgtccagggttcaatttctggtcagggcacacaggagaagggctatctgcttcttcatctctccccttcttacttctctctctctctctctctctctctctctctctctctccctctctttccctctgcagccatggctttactggagtgagttggccccaggtgctgagtatggctccatggccttgtcttaggcactagaatagctcagttgccaagaaatggccccagataggcagagcatcaccccatagggagtttgctgggtggatcccggttgggacgcatgcaagagtctgtctctctggcctctttgcttctcacttaaggaaaagaaaaagaaaagatgctcttAGAAATTAAAGCCATGGAGCAGAGATAAAATGTgggaagagaaaactgaaaatatcttCTTTGAAGTAGAGCAAAAGGatgaaaagtaaaggaaaaaagataagaaaagggACCAACCCAGGAATAACTATGTCAAATAGAAAGAATAGTGAACAGAGCAGGAGAAGAaaccaataaaaaacaaaacaaaaacaaaaatgaaaattcccAGAACTGAAGAACATGAGCTGCCAGAGAAGGACTCGTCAACTGCCCAGTCCGAATGAAAACAGACTCACATCAACATACATCTCAGTGAAATTTCAGAATactgaagacaaaagaaaaatctaCAAGCTTTCTAGGAGTAATAAAAAGATCAAGTATAAAGCATAAGAAATCAAAATGTCTTCAGAATTTTCAGCAATGACCCTAGACTATAGAACACAATAGAATAATACATTCAAAATTCTGAAGGAAAATCTTTTCTGACACAAAACTTCGCAGTGAAGGTGTGttatgaaagaaggaaaaagacatttcttttcaGATATGCAAGACCTCCAATAATATGCCTTCCACGCAACTCTTCTCAAGAAACTAAGTGTGCACTCCATCAAAACAAGAGTaaacccacctgaccaggcggtggcgcagtggatagcgcatcggactggaatgcagaggacccaggttcgagaccccgaggtcgccagcttgagcgcgggctcatctggtttgagcaaaagctcaccagcttgaattcaaggtccctggctccagcaaggggttactcggtctgctggagccccccggtcaaggcacatatgagaaagcaatcaatgaacaactaaggtgttgcaacgcgcaatgaaaaactgatgattgatgcttctcatctctctccgttcctgtctgtctgtccctgtctatccctctctctctgactcactctctgtctctgtaaaaaaaaaaaaaaaaaaaaaaaaaagcgagagTAAACCCAAACATAGGAAGATATGGAGTATAGGAAAGACACATTTCTGGCGGGATGGCACAGGATTTCCCAGGGTAATGGCTGTGTGCACCAAGGTAGCAGGTACCCAGTCTAGATTGGACCCGTATGATTACGACATGCTGACAGCAGACATGCCGAAGACTGAGACTGTTATCAGAAACAGCTCTGCTGCCATGAGCTCTCCTGaacgagcggggggggggggggggggggggggggggcagaatggCCATGTAAGCCTACCCCAGATTCTTTTTTGCGCTAGGCCGCACTTGGCTATGAGCTAATGAATTGTCCCTTGTCTACTCCTTGCCCTGCCTCCTGAACGAGTGTCAGATTCTCATTTCCATGCCACCAGAATGTCTGTTTTGACCTACCATTGCTGGAAATTGGGCATATCGGACTTATAGAGACAAAAGATACAGAGCAGCTTGCTCACCTTGGCTATATTTCTGCTGGACATCGAAGACTGAAGAATAGACCCAAAATGTGTAATTGCagaacagaagtttatttctcactcacatgctatatagactgaatgtttgtgttcccccGAAGCTCACATGTCCAAACCTAACTCCCAGTGTGATGATATTTGGAGGTGGAACTTTTGGGAGGTGTTAAGGTCACGAGGGGAGTTCTCATGAGTGGGATTGATGTCCCTATTAAAAAGGCCCCAGAGAGCTCAGCTGCCCTTTctgtcatgtgaggacacagcaagaaggtaaCTGCCTATGAACCGGGAAGCAGTCCTCTGCCAGACCTTGGTCTGGGTCTCCCCAAGCTCCAGAGctacaagaaataaatataagctaAAAATGTGCTAAATTAAGCAACTATTCACTGCTAGTAAGTGTAAATGCATACAACATTCTGAAAAGCAATTTTGTAAGTTAATTCAAGAACCTTAAAATCATTCATGCTCTTTGGACTAGTAACTATACTTCCAGAAAGTTATCAGAGCAaactaatgtaaaaatatataaaccaaaCTCTGTGTACAAAATTATTATATCTGatcataaaatattatgaaaacattttatgtGTTTAAAGTGTAGTAAAAATTCTTGGGTAAAATAAGATAATAGTTCAACTATTGGAAATAAGGCatttacaaacagaaaaaaaatatttaaaaatactaacagGAATTTCTCTGGTTCATGGGGAATGGATAGTTTTAGTGTTTgctttataatttctaattttaaataaacatctaTTTCTTTTGAAACGGGAGTGCCTTTACGATGTGAAAATtggaagcttttaaaataatggttgttTGCAGTTGCCAGATAGGAGTGagattggggggctgggtgaaaaaggtaaagggatttagaagtacaaattgattggTTGCTACTGAATAGTCATGAGGAGTaaagtatagtcaataatattgtaat of Saccopteryx bilineata isolate mSacBil1 chromosome 1, mSacBil1_pri_phased_curated, whole genome shotgun sequence contains these proteins:
- the IL17A gene encoding interleukin-17A isoform X2, which produces MAPLRTSSVSLLLLLLTLVAIVKAGIPITRHPGCPNTEDKKFLSTVLVNLNIHNRNMNSRRFSDYHNRSTSPWNLTLNKDPERFPADIWEAECRNYFCVGPDGKLDHHLNSVAIQQEILVLRRFPRHCQHSFRMEKMLVKVGCTCVVPIVRHVA
- the IL17A gene encoding interleukin-17A isoform X3; this translates as MAPLRTSSSLLLLLLTLVAIVKAGIPITRHPGCPNTEDKKFLSTVLVNLNIHNRNMNSRRFSDYHNRSTSPWNLTLNKDPERFPADIWEAECRNYFCVGPDGKLDHHLNSVAIQQEILVLRRFPRHCQHSFRMEKMLVKVGCTCVVPIVRHVA
- the IL17A gene encoding interleukin-17A isoform X1, with product MAPLRTSSVFQSLLLLLLTLVAIVKAGIPITRHPGCPNTEDKKFLSTVLVNLNIHNRNMNSRRFSDYHNRSTSPWNLTLNKDPERFPADIWEAECRNYFCVGPDGKLDHHLNSVAIQQEILVLRRFPRHCQHSFRMEKMLVKVGCTCVVPIVRHVA